The following DNA comes from Occultella kanbiaonis.
GCAGCATCCCGATCCCGCTGTTCGACTCGGCGTCGACCATCGAGCTGAGGGCCACCGGCACCGTGAACACGGACTGGTCGGTCAGATAGATCAGCGGCGTGAAGAAGTCGTTCCAGGTCCAGATGAACGTGAAGATCGTCGTGGTCACCAGGGCCGGTCGCATCAACGGGAAGATCACGTACCAGAACGTGCGGAACGGCCCGGCGCCGTCGATCGCGGCGGCCTGGTCGAGCTCGCGGGGGATGCCCCGGATGAACTGGACCATCAGGAAGATGAAGAACGCGTCGGTGGCAAGGAACTTCGGCAGCACCAGCGGCACGAACGTGTTCACCAGGTCGAACTGCGAGAAGATGATGTACTGCGGGATCACCAGGACGTGCATCGGCAGCATCACCGAGACCAGCACGATCCCGAAGTACAGGTTCCGGGCCTTGAAGGTGAGCCGGGCCAGCGCGTACGCGGTCAGCGAGCAGGAGAACAGGTTGCCCACGATGGAGCTGATCGTGACCACGAACGAGTTGCCGTAGAACACCCAGAACGGGCGGGTCAGCGAGTTCCACCCGTTGACGAAGTTCTCGAGCGTGAACTGCTCCGGGATGAGCGGGCCGGTGAGGATCTCGCTCTCCGGCGTGAACGCGCTCGTGACCATCCAGACCAGCGGGTAGAGCATGAACGCGACGAACACCGCGAGGCCCGCGTGCCTGGCGACGGACCGCCCGCACCGGCGGGGCCGGCGCCGGGTGGGCCCACCGGCCGGCGTGCCGGTGGTGGTGGCATTGGGCGTGAGGGTTTGTGTGGTCATCATCAGTCTCCGTAGAACACCCAGTACTTGGACAGCAGGAAGTGCCCCGCGGTCATGACGCCGATGAAGACCAGCAGCACCCAGGCCAGCGCGGAGGCGTAGCCCATGTCGAAGGCCGTGAAGCCCTGCTGGTAGATGTACAGCGTGTAGAAGAGGGTCGAGTCCACCGGGCCTCCGGAGCCGCCGCTGACCACATGCGCCTGGGTGAACGCCTGGAACGCCCCGATCGTCTGCAGGATCAGGTTGAAGAAGATGATGGGCGTCAGCAGCGGCACCGTGATGGAGCCGAACTGGCGCAGCACCGAGGCGCCGTCCACCCGCGCCGACTCATAGAGCTCCTCGGGTATCTGGCGCAGGCCGGCCAGGAAGATCACCATCGGCGACCCGAACGTCCACACGTTCAGGATCACGAGGGTGCCCAGCGCCGTCTGCGGGTTCTGCAGCCAGCTCGAACCCTCGATCCCCACCAGCGCGAGCGCGGAGTTGACGAGACCCGCGTGGCCGAACAGCTCACGCCAGAGCACCGCCACCGCGACACTCGACCCCAGCAGCGAGGGCAGGTAGAACGCGCTCCGGTAGAAGGTCAGCCCGCGCATGCCACGGTCCAGGATCAGCGCGAGCAGCAGCGCGAACGCGAGCTGGAGCGGGACCGAGACCAGCACGTACGTGAGCGTGACCCGGACCGATTGCCAGAACCGGTCGTCGGTGAGCATCCGCTCGAAGTTCGCGGTCCCGATGAACTCCGGGCTGGACAGGACGTTGTAGTCGGTGAACGCGAGGTAGAGGGAGGCGAGGGTCGGCAGGGCGGTGATGCCGACCAGTCCCACCAACCAGGGCAGCATGAAGACGTGCGCCGCCCGCCCCTGGCGGTTCAGTCGGCTCTTGCGCCGGGTCGGCGCCGTTGCGGTGGCCATCAGTGATCGCTCCGGTCCGGGTGCTGTCGCGTCAGGACGCGCGGTCGATGGCGGCCTGGAGCTCGGCGATCATGGCCGTCGCGGCATCGATGGTGGTCGACTGCTCCAGGGCCACCTGCTCGCTGACGCGGGTCAGGATCGTGCGCCAGGTGCTCGAGCCGGCCGGCGCCTCGTACCGCGGGTTGCGCTCCAGCGCCCGGTCGTGGGCGACGGCGTCGAGCATCTGCTGCTCGTCCGGCGAGGCGAACTCGGCGACCTCCTCCGCGACCCGCGGGTTCACCGGTGCGCCCATGGTCAGGCCGGTGATCCGGAGCGTGTCGGTGTTGTTCACGCTGAAGTTCAGCAGGGTGCCCGCGGCTTCGAGGTTGGCCTCGTCGATGCCGCCGAAGATCGCGAGCCGCGGGGTGTACAGGTAGGGGTGACCGGGGGTGGCGTCCGCGGCCACGGGCATGGTGCGGAGCTTGAACGTGGCCTCGGGGAAGAACTGGGCGTCGTCGATGATGTGGTTCGAGTTGCCCAAGTAACTCAGCACCCGCTCGCCGATCAGCGCCCAGTCCGCGCCGACGCCGTCCTGCTCCGAGAGGGACGGTGCGGCACCGTTCTTGCGCAGGTTCTCCCAGAAGTCCAGCCAGCTCGCGATCCCGTCGGCGGTGAACCCGATCTGGCCGTCCCCGGTCCACAGCTCCTCGCCGCGCTGGCGCAGCCACGCCTCGAGGGTGAGGTCGTGGTCGGGGCCGTAGTTCACGGCCCAGTTGCCGTTCGGGTTGTTCGCGGCGTAGTCGATGGCGAACTCGGTGAAGCCGTCCCAGGTCCAGCCGGCACCCTCGGGCAGGGTGACACCGTCGGCCTGCGCCATCGTCTCGTTGTAACGGACCACCGGCACGAAGATCCCGAGCGCCATCGTGTTGTGCACGCCGTCGAGGCGCAGGCCGTCGATGTCGTCGGCGCCGTAGTCGCTCAGGTCGAGGGTCTCGAGCCCGTCCAGGTCGTGGAACATGTCGTTCGCGTAGTAGGTCATCACCTGCGCGGAGGGCACCCAGAACAGGTCCGGCACGTTGCGCGCGGCCATCTGGGTGGTCATCCGCTCCTGGAACGCGGTGTACTCGGCGAACTCCGTCTCGACCGTGATCTCGGAGTGGTCCGCCATGAACTGGTTCAGGGCGTTCGTGTAGTTCTCCTGGCGCACGTTGTTGCCCCACCAGGCGTAGCGCAGCGTGGCAGAGCCGCCGGCGTCCATCCCGCCGCCCCCGCCACCACTGCCGCCACCCACGCCCGAGCAGGCGGCGGCTGTGCCCGCCAGCCCCGCGACGGCGGCGAACTTCAGCACGTTCCTACGGCTCATCTCACGCATCGTTGCGTCTCCCTCATCGGTGAAGTACGGCGGTCCCGTCGTCGGGACCGTCCGGTTGAACTGATGCTAGTTTCGGAACACTTGACGGTCAATGAATCATGCAAACTTGTTTGACAATCTGCCACCAGCGTTCCGGATCCCTACTCGAGGACGAGCACCTCGAACCTGCCGACGGTCGGGGTCGTGACCCGGATCCCGCCCTCCGTCGGGGACACCGGCACCTCCACGCCCGCCACGAGCGCCCGGGCCCGTGGCGGTGGTCCGGACCACGGCAGACTCACCTCGACCGGCGCGATCGGCACCGGGTCGAGGAAGCGCTGGACGGCGTCACCGCTGCGGTTCAGCAGGTGCACCACCGTGCCCGCGTCCGACCGGCCGCGGACCACCTGGAGCTGCTCGGGGATCCCGGTGCCGCTCGGGCGGGCGCCCAGGGCACGGATCCTCGTCGCGACCTCGTCGCGCACGGCGCGCAGACCCTGCTCGCGGTAGACCCGCCCGACGGTCCATGGCAGGTGGGCCACGGTGCCGCCGTCGAGGGTCCGTTCGGCGTAGCCGGGGTGATCGGCCTCGGTGTGGCCGTAGCACTTCTCCGGTGGGCCGTACGGCGCCCGGCCAAGGGTCGGCAGGGCGACCGAGGCGTCCGGATGCGGCTCGATGACGTGCAGGGCGCCGATGACCGGAGCGGGCCGGCCCCACGGGTGCCCGGACGGCGTGGTGCCGTCGAGACGCACGTAGGCGGCCCGGGTCGCCTCCACCGAGGTCAGACCGGCGAGGTGGCGACGCACCGGGGACGCGGCCAGCTGACCGGCGCCCGCGGCGAGCGCGGACGAGCCGGTGGCGAGCACGGACCCGCCGGCGGCCACGAACGCGTCCAGGGCGGCCACCGCCTCCGGGGCGAGTTCGCCCACGTCCGCCAGGACCACGACGCGGTACCCGGTGAGCGAGCCGACGCCGTCGCCCGGGCGCCTCAGATCGGCAAGGTCGGCGATCCGACTGCTGCTGAGCACGTCGAACGGCAGGTGGGTCTCCGCGAGGGTGAGGTACAGGCCCTCGAACTCCGAGCGGACGCCCTCGGCGCGGTCAGGCCCGACGCGGTCACCCCGGACCAGCAGCACGTCCGAGTCGGGTCGCAGCCCGGCGTAGACGTTGGCGTGGTCGCGGTGGAACCGGGTGATCTCGCCGGCCACGGTGATGTTCTCGTACGGGCTGTCGCTCGGGCGGCCCATCACGTAGGTGGACGGCACCGCGCCGTGCGCGATCGCCTGGATCAGGAACTGGGCGAAGTGGTTCGGCTCCTCGCCGGCGAGCCGGTACGGCATGTCGACGAACCCGACGGCGTTGACCAGCACCGGCACGTGCGGCCGGTACGCCTTCGCCGCCGAGACGTGCTCGGCGGTGAGGTGGTGCCAGAGCGGACGGCCGACACCGTTGTTCGCCTCGTGGAAGACGATGTCCGCGCGGTCGCCGAGGATCAGGGCTGCGCCCGGGGCTAGGGAGCGGATGTGGGCCCGGAGCCGGGCGGTGAGGTCGTCCAGGGTGAGGCGGGCGTAGTCCTGCCAGGTCCGGTAGCCGGGGGAGGAGGGCTCCTCCGGCAGCGGGGTACCGGGCGCGAACGCGGCGAAGCCCTCCCGGCAGGCCAGGCAGTGGCACACGCCCCAGTAGGTGCGCGAGTAGTCCACCTCATTGAAGGACATCCAGTTCAGGAAGAAGCCGGCGATGTCATAGCGGGTGAGCACCTCGGTGATCACCTCGAACACCTGCTCCTGGTAGTACGGCCCGCTCGGGCACACGCTGACCAGGCCGTTGTAGACCTGGTTCTCGCCGCGGGCGTTCACGAACAGCCACTCCGGGTGTGCCTCGGCGCGGCGCCGGTCCACCTTCGAGAAGTCCATCCGGCCGAGCACCCGGACGCCACGCTCGGCCGCGGCCGCGACCGCGTCGCCGACCAGGTCGCCCGAGGTGCGCCCGGCCAGGGCCGGGTTCGGGGTCTGGCTCGCGAGCGCCGTCGGGTAGTTCGAGACGATCCCACCCACGGACAGCAGCCAGACGTTCGCGCCGAAGTCCTCGAGGAAGTCCAGCACGCCGGGGACGTCCAGGTCCGCGTCGATCTCGCGCAGGTTCGTCTGGAACGTGCGGAACGGCGCGCGCCACCACTCGGTCGCCGGGCTCGCCTTGGCGGGCTGGTCGCCGGACTGGGCGGCCCGGGTGTTGAGAGCGGTCACGTCGTGGCCCGTCCGGCCGCGTTGCCGAGCACCCGGTGCAGCGCGGAGTGGTCGGCGTCGCCGAGCCCCTGGGCGATCGCGGCACTCATGAGCTCGTGCGCGGAGGCGGTGTGCGGCAGCGGCAGGTCCATCGCCCGCGCGGAGCCGAGGGCGAGGCCGAGGTCCTTGCGGTGCAGCCGGATCCGGAAACCGGGGTCGTACGTGTGATCGACCATCCGCTGCCCGTGCACCTCGAGGATGCGCGAGGAGGCGAAGCCGCCCATCAGGGCCTCCCGCACCACCGCCGGGTCGACCCCCGCGGCCTCCGCGAACGTCAGCCCCTCGGCCACGGCCTGGATGGTCAGGGCGACGATGATCTGGTTGGCGACCTTCGCCGTCTGGCCGGCACCGACGTCCCCGACGTGGGTGATGGTGGCGCCGAGGACCTCGAGCAACGGTGTGGCCCGCTCGAACGCGGCCGCGGTCCCGCCGGCCAGGATGGTCAGGGTCCCGGCTCGGGCGCCGACGTCCCCGCCGGAGACCGGGGCGTCGAGGTACTCGCCGCCGGCGTCGGTGATCCGCGCCGCGAAGGACCGGGTGGCGACCGGCGAGATGGAACTCATGTCGATGACCAGGGTGCCGGGACGCAACGCCGCGGCGACGCCGTCGGTCCCGAACAGGACGTCCTCGACGTCCGAGGTGTCCGGGAGCATGAGGATCACGACGTCGGCCTCCGTGGCCGCGTCCGCGGCGGAGGTCGCGCGGCGCCCGCCCGCCTCGACGAGGTGCTCGGTGGACTCCTTCACGCGGTGGAGGTGGACGGTGTGGCCGGCGGCGATCAGGTTGGCCGCCATCGGGGCGCCCATGACGCCGAGTCCGATGAATCCGATCTGCACGTGTATCTCCTTCGATGAGGGTGGCCCCGCTCGACGCAGGGCAGGGCAGGGCAGGGTGCGGTCAGGTCCAGGTCAGGTGCGCGACCTCGAGGACGTCGACGGCGGGCACGCTCACGTGGACCCGGCCGTCGGCGACGTGCGCCGGCGCCCGGGTGTCGGCGAGGTGCAGCCGCGCGGTCGCACCGGTGGCGCCCGGTGGGAGGGCCACCGAGATCTCCTGCGGCGGCAGTGGGATGGTCTCGCGGTTCTGCCCGCGCATGGCCATCGGGTTGTTCAGGTTCACCAGGGCCACCGCCATCGACGTCTGGTCCGTGCGGACGGCGACGTCCACGAGCCCCTGGCCCTCGACGCGCACCCGGGGTTCGCCGCCGAGCGCCCAGGCGACGGCGTTCTGGATGAGCCGGGCATGGTCGTGCTGCATCGCGGCCCAGAGGATCTCGCCCACGTTGAACGCCAGGTACACACTGCGCCCACCACCCGGCTGCTCGCGGCAGACCACCGCGGCCGAGCCCTCCCCGCCGCGGGGATAGACCTCCTCCATCGGCAGGTCCGGGTAGTCCGGCACGAACCGGAACGGGACCGAGGTGAGGCGATCACCCGGCGCACCGGCCGCCGTCGGGGTCTCGATCGGCTCGACCCCGACGAGGTGCGTGCCGCCGACCACCCGGGTGGCCCCGTCGAAGCCGGCGGCGACCGGGTGCTGCGGGTCGAGCGTGATGTAGTTGTTCTTGACCGGCCCGCGCGGGGCCCCGGTGAGGCGGACGCCGAGCACGTCGCCGAGGGCGAGGTCCGCGCCGCCGGCGTCGTCGGTCACGAGGGACGACTCGTGGGCGGCCACCAGGCTGCCGCCGCCGGCCACCCATTCGCGGATCACCGCGCAGTGCGCGTCGGACAGGGCCCGGCAGTTCGGCAGGATCAGGACCCGGTACGGGGCGAGCCGTTCGAGGGTGAGTTCTTGATCCGCGATGTAGTCGAACGGCACCCGAGCCTCGACGAGGGCCTGGTAGAAGCCGTCCTCGTCCGCGCTGCCGGCGGTGTGGCTCGCCCACGGGTTCGTCGGGTCGAGGCGGACGTTGTCCAGGACCGCGACCTCGCTCGTGATCTGCATGCCCGCGAACACGCCGGCGACGCGCTCGTGCAGCGTGAAAGCCTCCACGATCGGCGACACCCAGCGGGTGTCGAACACGTTCGCGTTGAACTTCGTGTACCAGGGCAGCGCGCCGTGCACGAAGCCGTCGGCCATCCAGGTCACGATCTCGTGCGGGTCGGCGACCGAGTCCTTCCACCGGTACTCGCCGTGCTCGGGACCGACCGAGGTGATCAGCGCGACCGGGCGGTCCGGGAACATGCCCCGGCTGCGCTTGCCGATCCGCCCCGACCACCACAGCGCCTCGTTCTCGGACCGGCCCTGCTTGTCGATGAAGAACATCGGGTACCGGTCGTCGACGAGGTCGCGGACCAGGTCCCGGGTCAGCATCGCGCCACGGTTGGGGATGAACCGGGCGTGCGGGCGCACCTCGCGCACCGCGTCGTCCCAGAGCACCACGAGCTCGGACAGCTGCCGGCTGCGCCAGGTGGTGTAGGCGCGCCACGCCGGGTCCGTGCGGTCCTGCGTGCGCGGCAGGTGCAGGCCGGTGTCGTCGAAGAACTGGCGCTCGGCACCCTCGGAGTAGGAGATCGCGGACGGCCCCTCCCAGCGGTTCGCGAACACCGCGTCCACGTCGTAGTCGCGCACGATCTCGCGGGCGACCTCGGTGATGAACTCGCGGTGGTAGCTGCTGAACGGGTCGGTCAGCCAGATGTCCGGGAACGCCCAGTGCGGGATCGGGTTGCCGTCGGCGTCGCGGGCGAGCCACTCCGGGTGGGCGTGCGCGGCGTCGGCGTGGATCGCGTGCGGGTCCACCCGGGCCATCACGTGCATGCCCAGCTCACGGGCGCCGGTGACCAGCTCGCCGAACGGGTCGGTGTCCCCGAGGTACCTGCTGCGGTAGTGGAACGGGATCTGGGTGGGATAGAACGCCATGTAGCCGCCCGCGCTCAGGCACAGCGCGTCGGAGCGGGACTCGCGCATCACCGAGATCCAGAAGTCCGGGTCGAAGTGCAGCGGATCGTCCTCCACGAAGGTCAGCTGCGTCCACCGGGTGGCGGTGCGGAACCAGTCCAGCGAGCGCTCGGCGGCGGGGTTCTGCGGGAGGGGGTCGAGCCCGGGCTCGTGATCCGTAGTCAGCATCGTTGCGACCTCTCGTTCGGCGTCCTCGTAGTATTGTCTGACAAGATAGCAAGTACAACATGTACTGCCCAGAGTCTTGGAGTGTGAGACGTGCAGCACCTCGGCTACGACCTCAGTGCCAACGTGTCCCTGCTGTGGACCGAGCATGACTACCTCGATCGGTTCGCGGCCGCGGCGGACGCCGGCTTCGGGGCGGTGGAGACCTGGTGGCCGTTCCCGGCCGCCGAGCCGAGCGCCGCGCAGGAGTCGGAGCTGCTGCGGGCGATCGAGGCCGCCGGGGTGCGCCTGCGCGGGCTGAACTTCTTCGCCGGGGACATGCCCGCGGGCGAGCGGGGGATCGCCATGGACGCGGCCCGGCGGACAGAGCTGATCGCCAACGTCGCCGCGGTGCGGCGGATCGCCGAGGCCACCGGCTGTGACCGGTTCAACCTGCTCTACGGCCAGTTGGCGGACGACGAGGACCCGACGGCGCAGCACGCCACCGCGCAGGAGGCGGTCACCATCGCGGCCGCTGCCCTGGCCGACCAGGGCGGGGTGGTGCTGATCGAGCCGCTCGCCGCCGGGCTGAACGGGGCCTACCCGCTGCGCACGCACGAGGACGTGATCGCCCTGCTGGACGGCCCGTTCGCGGGCGTGGGAAACGTCGGCCTGCTGTTCGACACGTTCCACCTGGCCATGAACGGCGTGGACGTGGTCGCGGCCGCGGTGCGGTCCGCGGCGCATATCGCGCACGTGCAGATCGCCGACGCCCCCGGTCGGGGCGAGCCCGGATCGGGTGACCTGGCCTGGGACGAGGTGTTCACCGCGCTGCGGGTGGCCGGCTTCGCGGGGCCGGTCGCCGCCGAGTACCGGCCCACCGGGTCCACGGCGGACTCCCTGGCGTGGGTTCGCCCGTGAGCGGCGGTGGCATCCCCTACAGTGGCTCCGGACGGCGGGGTGGCCGATCCCTAGACTCGTCTCATCGTCAGACAATCTCCCGAGGTGATCGCATGAGCGCAGGGCAGTTCCAGCTTGGTCCGTCCTCGCTCACCGATGCCCTCTACGAGTCGGTCCGGAGCCGGATCATCAGCGGGGACATCGCCCCCGGTGAGAAGCTCACCGAGCAGCGGATCGCCGACGACTACCGGGTCGCGCGTCCGACCGCGAAGGCCTGCCTCGAACGGCTCACCGCGCTCGGGCTGCTGCGCCGGTCCGCCCACAAGACGGCCGTGGTGCCCGAGCTCGACGAGGTCGACATCACCGACCTGTTCTTCACCCGCGAGATGTTCGAGTGCACCGCCGCGGACCGGCTGGCGCAGGCACGCACCGTGCCGGAGGCGGCCCGCAAGGCCCAGACGGCGATCGAGTCCGCGGTCCGCGCGAAGGCGTTCGACGACCAGGTGGTCGCGGACATCGAGTTCCACTGGGCGCTCATCAACGCTGTCGACAGCCCTCGGTTGTCCCGGGTCTACGAGATGGTCAGCGGCGAGGTGCACCTGACGATGGGGCAGTTCAAGGCGCACCGGCGCACCACCCCGTCGACCGTGGCGGCCGAGCACGCGCTGATCCTGAAGGCGATCGAGGACGGCGACCGCGCCGCAGCTCGCGAGCAGATGGCACACCACCTGCAGCAGGCGCGGGACCGGGTCCTCGCCCAGGTGGTCGCCTCGCGCGAGGAAGCCCCGGCCTGACCCTCCTCGGCGGTCGAGGCCGTTCGGCTTCCCGAGTTGCAGGGCCGTCCGGCCTGGGTCACGGTGGAAGAGCCCAGGGCGCACGCGCGTGGTTCTACGCTGCCGTCAAGCGTCCCCATCGAAGTCACGAGAGGGAGCACCCATGCTCACCCTGACCGAGAACGCCCGGACCGCCATCAAGACCATCGCCACCGAGTCGGGCCTGCCCGAGGAGGGCGGCGTACGCATCTCCATGGCCGAGAACGGCAGCGAGCTCCAGATGGCACTGGCGCCGGAGCCCGCGGCCGGCGACGACGTCATCGAGAACGCCGGGGCCCGGGTCTTCGTGCCCACCGAGACCGCGGCGCTGCTCGCCGAGCAGGAGCTCGACGCCGCGACCACCGATCAGGGCACCGGTTTCACCCTACGCGAGCAGGGCTAGGGACCCGTGCCGGTCGGCCGAGGGGCCGGCCGGCGACGGACAGTACCCCGAACGGGATGAGGCAGGGCCCGGCAGCCCCCGCGTAGTGTCCGCGGCTATGACCTCCGCGAGCGGGACCGCGACCGCAACCGGCCG
Coding sequences within:
- a CDS encoding carbohydrate ABC transporter permease, which codes for MTTQTLTPNATTTGTPAGGPTRRRPRRCGRSVARHAGLAVFVAFMLYPLVWMVTSAFTPESEILTGPLIPEQFTLENFVNGWNSLTRPFWVFYGNSFVVTISSIVGNLFSCSLTAYALARLTFKARNLYFGIVLVSVMLPMHVLVIPQYIIFSQFDLVNTFVPLVLPKFLATDAFFIFLMVQFIRGIPRELDQAAAIDGAGPFRTFWYVIFPLMRPALVTTTIFTFIWTWNDFFTPLIYLTDQSVFTVPVALSSMVDAESNSGIGMLLAMSVLSLIPIMLFFAFAQKYLIRGITTTGLKG
- a CDS encoding carbohydrate ABC transporter permease; this translates as MATATAPTRRKSRLNRQGRAAHVFMLPWLVGLVGITALPTLASLYLAFTDYNVLSSPEFIGTANFERMLTDDRFWQSVRVTLTYVLVSVPLQLAFALLLALILDRGMRGLTFYRSAFYLPSLLGSSVAVAVLWRELFGHAGLVNSALALVGIEGSSWLQNPQTALGTLVILNVWTFGSPMVIFLAGLRQIPEELYESARVDGASVLRQFGSITVPLLTPIIFFNLILQTIGAFQAFTQAHVVSGGSGGPVDSTLFYTLYIYQQGFTAFDMGYASALAWVLLVFIGVMTAGHFLLSKYWVFYGD
- a CDS encoding ABC transporter substrate-binding protein, which codes for MSRRNVLKFAAVAGLAGTAAACSGVGGGSGGGGGGMDAGGSATLRYAWWGNNVRQENYTNALNQFMADHSEITVETEFAEYTAFQERMTTQMAARNVPDLFWVPSAQVMTYYANDMFHDLDGLETLDLSDYGADDIDGLRLDGVHNTMALGIFVPVVRYNETMAQADGVTLPEGAGWTWDGFTEFAIDYAANNPNGNWAVNYGPDHDLTLEAWLRQRGEELWTGDGQIGFTADGIASWLDFWENLRKNGAAPSLSEQDGVGADWALIGERVLSYLGNSNHIIDDAQFFPEATFKLRTMPVAADATPGHPYLYTPRLAIFGGIDEANLEAAGTLLNFSVNNTDTLRITGLTMGAPVNPRVAEEVAEFASPDEQQMLDAVAHDRALERNPRYEAPAGSSTWRTILTRVSEQVALEQSTTIDAATAMIAELQAAIDRAS
- a CDS encoding alpha-amylase family protein, with the protein product MTALNTRAAQSGDQPAKASPATEWWRAPFRTFQTNLREIDADLDVPGVLDFLEDFGANVWLLSVGGIVSNYPTALASQTPNPALAGRTSGDLVGDAVAAAAERGVRVLGRMDFSKVDRRRAEAHPEWLFVNARGENQVYNGLVSVCPSGPYYQEQVFEVITEVLTRYDIAGFFLNWMSFNEVDYSRTYWGVCHCLACREGFAAFAPGTPLPEEPSSPGYRTWQDYARLTLDDLTARLRAHIRSLAPGAALILGDRADIVFHEANNGVGRPLWHHLTAEHVSAAKAYRPHVPVLVNAVGFVDMPYRLAGEEPNHFAQFLIQAIAHGAVPSTYVMGRPSDSPYENITVAGEITRFHRDHANVYAGLRPDSDVLLVRGDRVGPDRAEGVRSEFEGLYLTLAETHLPFDVLSSSRIADLADLRRPGDGVGSLTGYRVVVLADVGELAPEAVAALDAFVAAGGSVLATGSSALAAGAGQLAASPVRRHLAGLTSVEATRAAYVRLDGTTPSGHPWGRPAPVIGALHVIEPHPDASVALPTLGRAPYGPPEKCYGHTEADHPGYAERTLDGGTVAHLPWTVGRVYREQGLRAVRDEVATRIRALGARPSGTGIPEQLQVVRGRSDAGTVVHLLNRSGDAVQRFLDPVPIAPVEVSLPWSGPPPRARALVAGVEVPVSPTEGGIRVTTPTVGRFEVLVLE
- a CDS encoding 2-hydroxy-3-oxopropionate reductase; this translates as MQIGFIGLGVMGAPMAANLIAAGHTVHLHRVKESTEHLVEAGGRRATSAADAATEADVVILMLPDTSDVEDVLFGTDGVAAALRPGTLVIDMSSISPVATRSFAARITDAGGEYLDAPVSGGDVGARAGTLTILAGGTAAAFERATPLLEVLGATITHVGDVGAGQTAKVANQIIVALTIQAVAEGLTFAEAAGVDPAVVREALMGGFASSRILEVHGQRMVDHTYDPGFRIRLHRKDLGLALGSARAMDLPLPHTASAHELMSAAIAQGLGDADHSALHRVLGNAAGRATT
- a CDS encoding alpha-amylase family protein — protein: MLTTDHEPGLDPLPQNPAAERSLDWFRTATRWTQLTFVEDDPLHFDPDFWISVMRESRSDALCLSAGGYMAFYPTQIPFHYRSRYLGDTDPFGELVTGARELGMHVMARVDPHAIHADAAHAHPEWLARDADGNPIPHWAFPDIWLTDPFSSYHREFITEVAREIVRDYDVDAVFANRWEGPSAISYSEGAERQFFDDTGLHLPRTQDRTDPAWRAYTTWRSRQLSELVVLWDDAVREVRPHARFIPNRGAMLTRDLVRDLVDDRYPMFFIDKQGRSENEALWWSGRIGKRSRGMFPDRPVALITSVGPEHGEYRWKDSVADPHEIVTWMADGFVHGALPWYTKFNANVFDTRWVSPIVEAFTLHERVAGVFAGMQITSEVAVLDNVRLDPTNPWASHTAGSADEDGFYQALVEARVPFDYIADQELTLERLAPYRVLILPNCRALSDAHCAVIREWVAGGGSLVAAHESSLVTDDAGGADLALGDVLGVRLTGAPRGPVKNNYITLDPQHPVAAGFDGATRVVGGTHLVGVEPIETPTAAGAPGDRLTSVPFRFVPDYPDLPMEEVYPRGGEGSAAVVCREQPGGGRSVYLAFNVGEILWAAMQHDHARLIQNAVAWALGGEPRVRVEGQGLVDVAVRTDQTSMAVALVNLNNPMAMRGQNRETIPLPPQEISVALPPGATGATARLHLADTRAPAHVADGRVHVSVPAVDVLEVAHLTWT
- a CDS encoding TIM barrel protein; translated protein: MQHLGYDLSANVSLLWTEHDYLDRFAAAADAGFGAVETWWPFPAAEPSAAQESELLRAIEAAGVRLRGLNFFAGDMPAGERGIAMDAARRTELIANVAAVRRIAEATGCDRFNLLYGQLADDEDPTAQHATAQEAVTIAAAALADQGGVVLIEPLAAGLNGAYPLRTHEDVIALLDGPFAGVGNVGLLFDTFHLAMNGVDVVAAAVRSAAHIAHVQIADAPGRGEPGSGDLAWDEVFTALRVAGFAGPVAAEYRPTGSTADSLAWVRP
- a CDS encoding GntR family transcriptional regulator, which translates into the protein MSAGQFQLGPSSLTDALYESVRSRIISGDIAPGEKLTEQRIADDYRVARPTAKACLERLTALGLLRRSAHKTAVVPELDEVDITDLFFTREMFECTAADRLAQARTVPEAARKAQTAIESAVRAKAFDDQVVADIEFHWALINAVDSPRLSRVYEMVSGEVHLTMGQFKAHRRTTPSTVAAEHALILKAIEDGDRAAAREQMAHHLQQARDRVLAQVVASREEAPA
- a CDS encoding HesB/IscA family protein; this encodes MLTLTENARTAIKTIATESGLPEEGGVRISMAENGSELQMALAPEPAAGDDVIENAGARVFVPTETAALLAEQELDAATTDQGTGFTLREQG